One Malus sylvestris chromosome 14, drMalSylv7.2, whole genome shotgun sequence DNA segment encodes these proteins:
- the LOC126599660 gene encoding uncharacterized protein LOC126599660 isoform X1 has protein sequence MATTLLPETAQKLLSQETLRSAAKQSQRCLTTPVRLRRAIKKYLREQDEPHMKRKVLRLSESFSQIKDVNSQLVTATSQQLVEDPLRSVDQSQRWKIKSSYGDIGLSYRDDETIAYVASRMPAVFSACHRVLKEVRRRLPELSPAKVLDFGAGTGSAFWALREVWPNSLEKVNLVEPSQSMQRAGQKLIQGQKNLPLIHSYDSLQSLTKSINKSEREHDLVIASYVLGEIPSLKDRITIVRQLWDLTRDVLVLIEPGTPQGSSIISQMRSHILWMEKRKCRKSKDGTDEASKDLVTQKSGGFIVAPCSHDGQCPLEKAGKYCHFVQRLERTSVQRAFKRSKGGQPLRGFEDEKFSFVAFRRGQRPREPWPLDGMKFETLKEQHAKRSPEDLEIDVDELISSQQVDLVPFEELNPVNYDSDVMEPDVVDENNEDEEDETGHANLGGGWGRIIYMPVRRGKQVTMDVCRSTERDGSEGELQRVVVTKSKNPTLHLQARKAIWGDLWPF, from the exons ATGGCGACTACCCTACTCCCGGAGACCGCCCAAAAGCTCCTATCCCAAGAAACCCTCCGCTCCGCCGCCAAACAATCCCAGCGCTGCCTCACAACCCCCGTCCGCCTCCGCCGCGCCATAAAAAAATACCTCCGAG AGCAGGATGAGCCCCACATGAAGAGGAAGGTCCTGAGGCTATCGGAATCCTTCAGCCAAATCAAGGATGTGAACTCGCAGCTTGTTACGGCGACTTCGCAGCAACTCGTTGAGGACCCTTTGCGGTCTGTGGACCAATCCCAGCGGTGGAAGATCAAGAGCTCATACGGTGACATCGGCCTCAGCTACAGAGACGATGAGACCATTGCTTATGTTGCTTCCAGAATGCCTGCTGTCTTCTCTGCCTGTCACAGAGTGCTCAAGGAG GTTCGAAGAAGGCTACCTGAGTTATCTCCAGCTAAAGTATTGGATTTTGGTGCTGGCACGGGTTCAGCTTTCTG GGCACTACGAGAAGTCTGGCCGAATTCCTTGGAGAAAGTTAATTTAGTGGAGCCATCCCAATCAATGCAGCGGGCAGGGCAGAAGCTTATACAAG GTCAGAAGAACTTGCCACTTATTCATAGTTATGATAGCCTCCAGTCGTTGACTAAAAGTATCAACAAGTCAGAGAGAGAACATGACCTTGTAATTGCT TCCTATGTGCTTGGAGAGATACCATCACTCAAGGATCGAATTACTATAGTACGCCAGCTCTGGGATCTTACACGGGATGTCCTG GTTTTGATTGAACCTGGAACACCACAAGGATCTAGTATCATATCTCAGATGCGCTCGCATATATTATGGATGGAAAAAAGG AAATGCCGCAAATCTAAAGATGGAACTGATGAAGCTTCCAAGGACTTGGTGACTCAAAAGAGTGGTGGATTTATAGTTGCGCCG TGCTCTCATGATGGACAATGTCCGCTGGAGAAAGCTGGAAAGTATTGTCATTTTGTTCAGCGCTTGGAGAGGACATCTGTTCAGCGTGCATTCAAG CGGTCCAAGGGTGGGCAACCATTACGTGGCTTTGAAGATGAGAAATTTAGCTTCGTTGCTTTCAGGCGGGGACAAAGACCACG GGAACCTTGGCCGCTTGATGGTATGAAATTTGAGACTTTAAAGGAGCAACATGCTAAACGCAGTCCAGAAGATCTTGAAATTGACGTTG ATGAGTTAATTAGCTCGCAGCAAGTTGACCTTGTTCCATTTGAAGAATTGAATCCAGTTAACTATGATTCCGATGTTATGGAACCTGATGTAGTGGATGAAAATAACGAAGATGAGGAAGATGAAACAGGTCATGCTAATCTTGGTGGTGGTTGGGGTAGGATTATCTATATGCCTGTACGAAGGGGCAAGCAGGTTACAATGGATGTTTGTCGATCAACCGAACGAGATGGTTCAGAAGGCGAGCTTCAGAGAGTGGTTGTCACAAAGAGTAAGAACCCTACATTACATCTGCAGGCCCGAAAGGCCATATGGGGAGACTTATGGCCCTTTTGA
- the LOC126599660 gene encoding uncharacterized protein LOC126599660 isoform X2, with translation MKRKVLRLSESFSQIKDVNSQLVTATSQQLVEDPLRSVDQSQRWKIKSSYGDIGLSYRDDETIAYVASRMPAVFSACHRVLKEVRRRLPELSPAKVLDFGAGTGSAFWALREVWPNSLEKVNLVEPSQSMQRAGQKLIQGQKNLPLIHSYDSLQSLTKSINKSEREHDLVIASYVLGEIPSLKDRITIVRQLWDLTRDVLVLIEPGTPQGSSIISQMRSHILWMEKRKCRKSKDGTDEASKDLVTQKSGGFIVAPCSHDGQCPLEKAGKYCHFVQRLERTSVQRAFKRSKGGQPLRGFEDEKFSFVAFRRGQRPREPWPLDGMKFETLKEQHAKRSPEDLEIDVDELISSQQVDLVPFEELNPVNYDSDVMEPDVVDENNEDEEDETGHANLGGGWGRIIYMPVRRGKQVTMDVCRSTERDGSEGELQRVVVTKSKNPTLHLQARKAIWGDLWPF, from the exons ATGAAGAGGAAGGTCCTGAGGCTATCGGAATCCTTCAGCCAAATCAAGGATGTGAACTCGCAGCTTGTTACGGCGACTTCGCAGCAACTCGTTGAGGACCCTTTGCGGTCTGTGGACCAATCCCAGCGGTGGAAGATCAAGAGCTCATACGGTGACATCGGCCTCAGCTACAGAGACGATGAGACCATTGCTTATGTTGCTTCCAGAATGCCTGCTGTCTTCTCTGCCTGTCACAGAGTGCTCAAGGAG GTTCGAAGAAGGCTACCTGAGTTATCTCCAGCTAAAGTATTGGATTTTGGTGCTGGCACGGGTTCAGCTTTCTG GGCACTACGAGAAGTCTGGCCGAATTCCTTGGAGAAAGTTAATTTAGTGGAGCCATCCCAATCAATGCAGCGGGCAGGGCAGAAGCTTATACAAG GTCAGAAGAACTTGCCACTTATTCATAGTTATGATAGCCTCCAGTCGTTGACTAAAAGTATCAACAAGTCAGAGAGAGAACATGACCTTGTAATTGCT TCCTATGTGCTTGGAGAGATACCATCACTCAAGGATCGAATTACTATAGTACGCCAGCTCTGGGATCTTACACGGGATGTCCTG GTTTTGATTGAACCTGGAACACCACAAGGATCTAGTATCATATCTCAGATGCGCTCGCATATATTATGGATGGAAAAAAGG AAATGCCGCAAATCTAAAGATGGAACTGATGAAGCTTCCAAGGACTTGGTGACTCAAAAGAGTGGTGGATTTATAGTTGCGCCG TGCTCTCATGATGGACAATGTCCGCTGGAGAAAGCTGGAAAGTATTGTCATTTTGTTCAGCGCTTGGAGAGGACATCTGTTCAGCGTGCATTCAAG CGGTCCAAGGGTGGGCAACCATTACGTGGCTTTGAAGATGAGAAATTTAGCTTCGTTGCTTTCAGGCGGGGACAAAGACCACG GGAACCTTGGCCGCTTGATGGTATGAAATTTGAGACTTTAAAGGAGCAACATGCTAAACGCAGTCCAGAAGATCTTGAAATTGACGTTG ATGAGTTAATTAGCTCGCAGCAAGTTGACCTTGTTCCATTTGAAGAATTGAATCCAGTTAACTATGATTCCGATGTTATGGAACCTGATGTAGTGGATGAAAATAACGAAGATGAGGAAGATGAAACAGGTCATGCTAATCTTGGTGGTGGTTGGGGTAGGATTATCTATATGCCTGTACGAAGGGGCAAGCAGGTTACAATGGATGTTTGTCGATCAACCGAACGAGATGGTTCAGAAGGCGAGCTTCAGAGAGTGGTTGTCACAAAGAGTAAGAACCCTACATTACATCTGCAGGCCCGAAAGGCCATATGGGGAGACTTATGGCCCTTTTGA